The genomic DNA TTCACTTCTCATTGGATTAAATATGCTAGTACAGCTCACGTTTCCTGTGTCACTTTTATACTGTGACTCAAGCAACCATTTAACCTAATGGCGAGCCTATCAACTTTAAGAAGTAAAACCATGTAAATATCCATAACAAATTAACTGAAAATATTCAAGTTAACAGGCAGAACAATCAATTGCATACCGTTCTGAGCAGTATTTTCATCAATACTCTCACTGCTGGACTGCTCAAGGTTTGATCCACTCTTCTTCTGGACACTAGCATGTtcgttggattttgaaataaaATCTCTGTGTGACTTTCCATATGGACTTGTAACAGGTGTTGAAGTGCCATCGCGTTTTGAGAAAATGCCGCTGAAAAACCTGAAGAGTTTGTGCTCTTGGGAACTGGATCTCGCACCACCTGTTATAAAACAGTCCTTCCCCATTTCCCGGTTTTCAGAAAGCTTATGAATGTCACTATTGTCTAAAGTCCTGTTCTTCCGTTTACCCCGATCCCACCGCTCTTGCTCAGAGATCGAATCCGTTTTGTTTAGGACTTCTCCGACATCCAATGTATTCCGCTTCTCATTCGTTGGAGATTCCCCACAATTAGGCTTTTGGATTTTTAATTCACTCCCAGCTTCCACTCGAGCGAGACAGCTGGAGCTGCCATGATGTTTCTCTTTTGATAACGCTTTAAATCTCATCACCTCTCCATTCCAGTGTCTGAAACTGAAGCTAAAGCTTCTTCTGAGTAAACTTGGATGCCTTTTGTCCGTTGCTAAAGATAACGAAGGGGGCTGTTTAACAGCATCTACACAAGAAGAATCAGCAGCCAAGGATGAGTCTCTTGCAGCGGCTACTGATAATACACCctttgaaattagttgtttggaaaAATCAGACTCAGAAGGCATCGCTATGGACTCCTCGTCCTTTAAGGGGCTTTTCGGTGAATCATTCTTTTTCGTGGTTGCCTCTGGTTTCCTCAAAGCAGATCTCCCGTCTTCGTTTGGCGATTTCCTGGGACAAGGAGCCTCTGCCTCGTTGGACTCCGAAGGTGACGAGAACTCCTGGCCTCGAATGGCGTTGGCCAGATCTCCTTGTCCACTTGCTTCAGGGCAACTCCTATCGTCTGGGAAGTCCTTTCCCAGGCTGGGGCTCTTCCTCCCACAAACCTGATCTTTGGGTTCAGCTGCTGATCCCAAGCGCTCGGTCCAATTTCTCTTGTTCTTCGACTCAACGTCCACAGTGGCCAGCATGCTGCTCGGTCTGGTTGATGCCCCATCCCTCCGCCTCAAGGTGACCAGCTCTTTGCTTGGGGTGCTCTTGAGTTTGCAGGTCTGATCGCGGGACTTCCTGGCCACCTTCAGCCTGCCCAGTTCCAGGTGTCCGGTGCTGAAGGTCCGAAAACTCCGGAGACTGCCCTGCATCTCAAATTCGTCCTCGGCTTCGCTGCCCTCGGCTGGACTCGGGCTCCCTGGCCGCTCCGAAGCCCCCTGGTGCCGGGGGAAAGGGGGAGCTCTGCTGCCGCTCTCGGCCGAGGTGGCCTCTCGCTTGACCAGGGTGAGTGAGATGCGGTAGACGGTCTTCCTCTGAGGAGTGCCCCTCTTCATCATCTCCGGGTAGGGTTCGTTGTCCAGAAGGTACATGGCTCCGTCAGCCTCTCGGCTTGTGCAGCGGCGGCCCGAGCAAGCACCCAGGCGGAACGGGAGTGGGCACGGATCCACTTCACACGGGGTGCAGCAGCGTGGATACGGGCTCAGGTGTGCGGGCTCAATGCCTGCCGTTAATTCCCCTCCTCCTCCGGCATGCAAACGTGCAGTGAATTCAGTGCTAGACCGCTCGCCTGCGACCGGGAGCGATGGACAATCAAAGAATATTTCCAGGCTCCCACTGAGCCCAACATCTTCCCAAATGAGCAGAGCAGAGCAGCGACCTACAATCCGCCAGCCGGCGTGTACAAGCACCGACTCCCGGGGGCGGGGGAAATTGCAGACACAGAGCGAATGTGAGCTCCAAACACTGGTCTGGATCACCTCACTATGGGAATGGACTGTAAAAAAATACACGAGATTTTCAAATCAGAGGCACTttaaatccagtctgaagaagggcctcgacacgaaacgtcacccattccttctctccagagatgatgctgcctgtcccgctgagttgctccagcattttgtgtttacctgcaCTTTAAAATCACACTAACAACGCACTGCATTGTAATTAACATGGTTtcgaaaaatgaaatgaaatttaaGAAATATGTTGAAGGAGCCTGAAGATTTGCTGAAACATTTCCAAATTCCGCTGTTTTTTTTACGGTTAAACCTGGCACTTGtctgaaaaataaaatactgcaaAAAGTTGGCAATAATGTAGAACGAGCCGACAAACATCCACTATTtccatatttaagaaagaactgcagatgctggaaaaataggtgatgtttcgggtcgagacccttcttcagacgaagggtctcgacccgaaacgtcacctattccttcggtccatagttgctgcctcacccgctgagtttctccagcaattttgtctcccTTCCACTATTTCCATGATTACAACATGACtcaattctgaggaagggtccctgaCCTATTTTTCCACAAAGATTTATCTTTCCACAATACTGCTTTGGCTGAGTTctttcaacattttgtgtttttgtaaAAGTATCAATTAAGAGCTTTAATGATTGAAGTAGTATGAACTTTTTTTACTGATGTACCATGGAAACTATTCCAAAAGTTCAAGAAACTGACATGTGGTTTCTCACTATTGTAACTCCAAACTAAATTTACGTAACATTCTAGTTGAATTAAGTTTATTGTGTAGCCCAAGCCAAAATCATTCATGGTGCTGTTGATTTCCTCCCTGTTATTTACCAAAATAGCATATTTCATACAGAATTTTGAAGTGCCACAGTTAACAGCGATGAATATTTATGTAGTAGTTTAAGACAGTATCATATTTTGTTACTTTGCAGGAGCTTTAACGAACGAAACTTGAAACATACATATATCGTTAAAGAATGGATCAAGGGAATTCCCATGTATAGAAGCAATCAGCAGAAGGCAGGTGTGTCGTTAGGGGAGGAATTAAACGCATTGATCGAAAACTGGATGGAAGCGAAGGAAACAGAAACCCCAGTGAATTGGACAGGTGCTTTTAAAGGTGTGCAGCAGCAAAACAATGTAGAGATTTGAAACTAGGGAAAATATTAGTACATATATGgagtgagcagccagaggagctagttgggGCAGGTGGCGTACATTTCAGACATTGGGATAGGAACATGACAGCAATGATTTAGAGgcatatgaaccaaatgcaggcaaatgtgactagcttagatggaacatcttggtcaaCGTGGAggagttgggcaaaagggcctgtttccatgctgtatgtctcaaaGTCGATAAATTATTGAGGTGTTACTGCTTGACTGAGGTTGCAGAAATGTTGGGCGAGAAAGACCAGAGTGAGCAGATTAATTCATATTTACGAGAGAGTGAAAAATACTGGAAGCAGAAAATTGGGTGAGGAGAAATGCAGATACAAATCAGGGACGTAGAAGTTGAAGTGGGTGTGAGGCAATGTGAAAGGCAGTGGTGAGGAGACAGAATAAATTATGGAGAGGAGAAGTGAGATACAAGAGGATGGGAAGTGGAGCATGGGGTAAAGTGTGGGAATGGGTGAAAATGGGAGAGCTAGAGTAAGGAGGGCAACACAATAACAGGAAGGAGGAAAAAAATAGGGATAAGGAATATTGAGGAGGGGAATGTAAAATGGGGGAATGTGGGTTATTCGGAAAAAATTGAGAAAATAAAACAATCAAGCATTCGGAAAAAATGGAGAGGGTTGAAAAATAACTGCAGGGTGGGgagaaaatcatgagaagaacaaAACAGAAAAAAGAGTAGATGGGCAAAAGGTTTAGGAAAACAAAGGCATGACGAGGAAAATGGGAagggcagaaaagatttatgcagGATTAGAAGAACGGGACAGAATCAAAAACCCGTTGGAAAAATGGTGGAGACAACGTTAGAAAATTAAAAGGTTGTCAATCAGAAGTGACTGGAATAGTCAAGGTAATAAATGAAATGTCTACAGCAACTCCTTGGTAAATAGAAAGAGTATCAGTCTTGGTCTTGAATATATCATATATCAGACCAAAACTGATTTGGAGTCGTCATTAATCTTCATCAAGTTGAGCTGAGTTTATTGTAATTTGCACATGCACGGTGAGGTACtggtacaatggaaatcttgccTGCTGCAGCATCAgaagcacatagactcagacaacacacacagcCATAAATTATGCATCAATTCTGCAagattgaaaatttaaaaaacactgCAAAACcaaaacattagtgcaaaacacaattagaaaaacaaGTCCTGGTATTGAACAATACCAAATCCTCCTGAGTAGGTGCAGAACACTGAAGTACAGGGAAAGAAACAGGTTTTTCCAAAATGTGCTTTGCATGTAATTGTTCCTCATCCCTCCCACTATAAGTTAAACCACTATATAAAACTTGCTCTCTCTTATTTCACACCATACATTCACACCGAATAGCAACATAACTCCATTACTTTCACATCCACAACTAGAGGTCATTATTTCTTTTTATGGCTTTGCTGTTGCTCATCCAGAACAAATGCAACATAcaatgccctctataatgtttgggacaaagacccatcatttatttatttgcctctgtgctccgcaacttgagatttttaatagaaaaaaaatcacatgtggttaaagtgcacaatgtcagattttattaaagggtattttttatacattttggtttcaccccccatttcagggcaccataatgttagaGACACATGGCCTCGCTGGTGTTTTTAATGCCTCTATAATGCAGtgtaagagaactctcagcacctagtctttccttcacctttggaaacttttattcctatttatcaacatgaggaccaaagttgtgccaatgaaagtcaaagaagccattatgagactgagaaacaagaataaaactgttagagacatcagccaaaccttatgcttaccaaaatcaactgtttggaacatcattaagaagaaagagagcgccggtgagcttactaatcgcaaagggactggcaggccaaggaagacctccacagctgatgacagaagaattatctctataataaagaaaaatccccaagcacctgtccgacagatcagaaatactcttcaggagtcaggtgtggatttgtcaatgaccactgtccacagaagacttaatgaacagaagtgtagaggctacactgcaagatgcaaaccactggttacccGTAAAAATAGGATGActaggttacagtttgctaagaagtacttaaaagagcaaccaacgttctggaaaaaggtcttgtggatagatgagacgaagattaacttatatcagagtgatggtaagAGCAAACTATGGAGGAGtgaaagaactgcccaagatccaaagcaatccatctcatctgtgaaacacggtggtgggggtgttatggcctgggcatgtatggctgctgaaggtactgactcacttaccttcattgatgatacaactgctgatggtagtagcataattaattctgaggtgtacagacacatcctatctgctctagttcaaacaaatgccacaaAACACATTGgctagcggttcattctacagcaagacaataatcccaaacatgttcaagaagaaactgcagatgctggaaaattgaaggcagacaaaaatgctggagaaactcagcgggtgtggcagcatctatggagcgaaggaaataggcaacgtttcgggccaaaatccttcttcatactgatgcagggtgggggatctggaagaagaaaggaagaggaggagccagagggctgagggagagctgagaaggggaggagacagcaagggctaccggaaattggagaagtcaatgttcaagccgctggggtgcagactgcccaagtggaatatgaggtgctgctcctccaatttctggtggtgctcactctggccatggaggaggcccaggacagaaagatcggattcggaatgggagggggagttgaagtgctgagccattttagacttggggtccgttgcaggtctgggtgagtgaggcctgAAGTTTCCCAAATATTCCCGAATAATCCCAATCATACTGCTAAAGCgacaaaagagtttttcaaagctaaaaaattgtcaattcttgagtggccaagtcaatgacctgatctgaacccaattgaggaaGCCTTTaatatgctgaaaagaaaactgaagggtacaaacccccaaaacaagcatgctaaagatggctgcaatacaagcctggcagaacatcaccagagaagacacccagcaactggtgatgtccacgaatcgcagacttcaagcagtcattgcatggaaaggatatgcaacaaaatactaaacataactactttcatttacatgacattgctgtgtaccaaatattatggtgccctgaaatggggggactatgtataaaccctgctgtaatttctacattgtggagtacagaggcagataaataaatgatgggtctttgtcccaaacattatggagggcactgtaaatccaCACTTATTCCGCAAACCATGCAATTGTTATTTACTTATTTACAATTGCAAATAGTTtcaatcaaaaaaataaaatgatcaaAATTGACATGCACTTAACAGATTAAATATAGTTTGTTCATAAATCCCATTACCTTGAAAACAATCGGAAACAAAAATAACCATGTATTATCATGTGTGAAACAACACTGGAAAGCAAATGTGGAGAATTAGTGGAATTCCCTTCATATATTAAGTTACTGTTGGTTAATTTGTCTAATAGTAAAATATTTCAATTTAATAATGCAATGTAATAACAGAATAAAATATTGCCAATATCCTGGAAGAAATAAAAGtaacaattaaaataataattgattaaataataatttttaaaaacactCCAGTAAATGAGTCTTTTATTTATAGACTGGGACTCGTTCTATTTATGGAGCTACATTCTTCTCAGAGTTTTAGCAAAGAGGAAGTCGTAATTAAATCCATTTAATATCCCATAAAGATATTTGTACATGGTACTGCAGTGCTCTGGGCCACAGAGCAAGAAACCTTGCTATCATTCCACTGAGAAGTAGCAAAAAGTGTCATCTTGGATCTTTTTACAAATGGAAACGTATTTAATGAACAAATATTAATTGTCTATACAACATTACTTGCATTAGCCAGAGCTGAAAAACAGGAAAATATTGTCCATGAAGTagatgtttttttatttaaaacaacACAAATGTTTGGGAATTCAGTATCTCATGAGCTCAACTAGTAAAAATAAAAGTAATCAAATTATTGCTAATTAGTTGCATCTCATGGTAAGTTGGGAAATGTCAgaaccaaaataaattaaaaaaagaccatGGTACAGGGCAATCCATAATGTAGTTACATTATGCTGGACAGATGAATTCCACGTAACCTCCAAACTAAAttattacactgaagatagacacaaaaagctggagtaagtcagcgggacagacagcatctctggagagaaggaatgggtgacatttcgggtcgacaccctccttcagactggttagggataagggaaacgagagacataggcagtgatgtggagaaataaagaaaaatgaatgaaagacatgcaaaaaagtaacaatgataaagggaacagtttgtagggtgaaaatgaaaagctagtgcgacttgggtgggggagggatagagagggaatgccggggctatctgaagtgggagaaatcaatattcataccactgggctgcaagctgtccaagcgaaatataagatgctgttcctccaatttgcatttaaccactctgacaatggaggagcccgaggacagaaaggtctccatctgtaggaatggga from Leucoraja erinacea ecotype New England chromosome 7, Leri_hhj_1, whole genome shotgun sequence includes the following:
- the agap1 gene encoding uncharacterized protein agap1 isoform X6 — translated: MYLLDNEPYPEMMKRGTPQRKTVYRISLTLVKREATSAESGSRAPPFPRHQGASERPGSPSPAEGSEAEDEFEMQGSLRSFRTFSTGHLELGRLKVARKSRDQTCKLKSTPSKELVTLRRRDGASTRPSSMLATVDVESKNKRNWTERLGSAAEPKDQVCGRKSPSLGKDFPDDRSCPEASGQGDLANAIRGQEFSSPSESNEAEAPCPRKSPNEDGRSALRKPEATTKKNDSPKSPLKDEESIAMPSESDFSKQLISKGVLSVAAARDSSLAADSSCVDAVKQPPSLSLATDKRHPSLLRRSFSFSFRHWNGEVMRFKALSKEKHHGSSSCLARVEAGSELKIQKPNCGESPTNEKRNTLDVGEVLNKTDSISEQERWDRGKRKNRTLDNSDIHKLSENREMGKDCFITGGARSSSQEHKLFRFFSGIFSKRDGTSTPVTSPYGKSHRDFISKSNEHASVQKKSGSNLEQSSSESIDENTAQNDAFVNSQEWTLSQSVPELKVGIVGNLASGKSALVHRYLTGTYVQEESPEGGRFKKEIVVDGQSYLLLIRDEGGPPEAQFAMWVDAVIFVFSLEDENSFNAVYYYYTRMANYRSTAEIPMVLVGTQDAISTSNPRVIDDSRARKLSNDLKRCTYYETCATYGLNVERVFQDVAQKIVATRKKQQLSIGPCKSLPNSPSHSSVCSAQVSAVHVSQTSNGGGSLSDYSSSVPSTPSTSQKELRIDIPQTSNTPTPVRKQSKRRSNIFASRKGSDLDKEKKSLDTRADSIGSGRAIPIKQGILGH